A genomic region of Streptomyces sp. R33 contains the following coding sequences:
- a CDS encoding MFS transporter: MSALEPRVPQRNAPPVPPRAQGGILGSAYRTLSIGIISVIFLIAFEATAVGTAMPVAARELEGIGLYAFAFSAYFTTSLFGMVLSGQWADRQGPLGPLTVGIGAFAAGLVLAGTAGDMWVFVLGRAVQGFGGGLVIVALYVVVSRAYEERLRPAIMAAFAASWVVPSIVGPLAAGTVTEHLGWRWVFLGIPVLVVVPLVVALPAIRRTASGPVDPDAPPAAPDRRRIRLALGISVGAGLLQYAAQDPRWLSLLPAAAGTALLVPAVRGLLPRGTYLARRGLPSVVLLRGVAAGSFIAAESFVPLMLVTQRGLSPTLAGFSLAAGGVTWAGGSWLQSKGRMAPYRERLMVAGMVLVAFAIATAPAVLIESVPVWTLAAAWAVGCLGMGLVIGSTSVLLLELSAPEEAGANSAALQISDALANVVLLAAGGAAFAALGGGAVGAAHAVTAEGPGSHPAAFLVVFLPMAAVALAGAWVATRLNADGSGPQPVAAQA; the protein is encoded by the coding sequence ATGAGTGCCCTCGAACCCCGTGTGCCACAGCGCAATGCTCCGCCGGTCCCGCCCCGAGCCCAGGGCGGGATTCTGGGGTCCGCGTACCGGACGCTCAGTATCGGGATCATCTCCGTCATCTTTCTGATCGCCTTCGAGGCGACCGCCGTGGGGACGGCCATGCCCGTCGCCGCGCGGGAGCTGGAGGGGATCGGGCTGTACGCCTTCGCCTTCTCCGCCTACTTCACCACCAGCCTCTTCGGCATGGTGCTGTCCGGGCAGTGGGCCGACCGGCAGGGGCCGCTGGGGCCGCTGACCGTCGGGATCGGGGCCTTCGCCGCCGGGCTCGTGCTGGCGGGGACCGCCGGGGACATGTGGGTGTTCGTCCTCGGGCGGGCCGTGCAGGGGTTCGGCGGGGGGCTCGTCATCGTCGCCCTGTACGTCGTGGTGAGCCGTGCGTACGAGGAGCGGCTGCGGCCCGCGATCATGGCCGCGTTCGCCGCGAGCTGGGTGGTGCCGTCCATCGTCGGGCCGCTGGCCGCGGGGACCGTGACCGAGCACCTCGGCTGGCGGTGGGTGTTCCTCGGCATCCCGGTGCTGGTCGTCGTCCCGCTCGTGGTGGCCCTGCCGGCGATACGGCGGACCGCGTCCGGCCCGGTGGATCCGGACGCGCCGCCCGCCGCCCCCGACCGGCGGCGGATCCGGCTGGCGCTCGGGATCTCCGTCGGGGCGGGCCTGTTGCAGTACGCCGCCCAGGATCCGCGGTGGCTGTCGCTGCTCCCGGCCGCGGCCGGTACGGCGCTGCTGGTGCCCGCCGTACGGGGGCTGCTGCCGCGCGGGACCTACCTGGCGCGGCGGGGGCTGCCGTCGGTGGTGCTGCTGCGCGGGGTGGCCGCGGGGTCGTTCATCGCGGCGGAGAGCTTCGTGCCGCTGATGCTGGTCACCCAGCGGGGGCTGAGCCCGACGCTGGCCGGGTTCTCGCTCGCGGCGGGCGGGGTGACCTGGGCGGGCGGTTCGTGGCTGCAGTCGAAGGGGCGGATGGCGCCGTACCGGGAGCGGCTGATGGTCGCCGGGATGGTGCTCGTGGCCTTCGCCATCGCCACCGCCCCGGCCGTGCTGATCGAGTCCGTGCCGGTGTGGACGCTGGCCGCCGCGTGGGCGGTGGGGTGCCTGGGGATGGGGCTGGTGATCGGTTCGACGAGCGTGCTGCTGCTGGAGCTCTCGGCGCCGGAGGAGGCGGGGGCCAACTCCGCTGCGCTGCAGATCTCGGACGCGCTGGCCAATGTCGTGCTGCTGGCGGCGGGGGGCGCGGCGTTCGCCGCGCTGGGCGGGGGAGCGGTGGGGGCGGCGCATGCCGTGACCGCCGAGGGGCCGGGCTCGCACCCCGCCGCGTTCCTGGTCGTGTTCCTGCCGATGGCCGCGGTGGCGTTGGCGGGGGCCTGGGTCGCGACCAGGCTGAACGCCGACGGGTCCGGGCCGCAGCCGGTGGCTGCGCAGGCGTAG
- a CDS encoding Fic family protein produces MAGRHAAAGIATNPPFVDGNKRTARLAGATSLAVNGIDLADVDQDAAYGLVIDVAAGGEADVARIAERLRRM; encoded by the coding sequence TTGGCAGGCCGCCACGCTGCTGCAGGGATCGCGACCAACCCTCCCTTCGTCGACGGGAACAAGCGCACCGCCCGGCTCGCCGGCGCGACCTCCCTCGCCGTGAACGGCATCGACCTCGCCGACGTCGACCAGGACGCCGCGTACGGCCTGGTCATCGATGTCGCGGCCGGCGGCGAGGCCGATGTGGCCCGTATCGCCGAGCGGTTGCGCCGGATGTGA